A single genomic interval of Thermovibrio guaymasensis harbors:
- the rplN gene encoding 50S ribosomal protein L14, translated as MIQVQTYLNVTDNTGAKRVQCIRVLGGSNRKYASLGDQIVVTVKDAIPNATAKKGEVYRAVVVRTKKEVRRPDGTYIKFDDNACVLLNKQGEPLGTRILGPVAREARQKGFTKITTLAPEVI; from the coding sequence ATGATTCAGGTTCAAACTTACCTTAACGTTACAGATAATACAGGAGCGAAAAGAGTTCAGTGTATTAGGGTACTCGGAGGTTCTAACAGGAAGTATGCCTCCCTTGGTGATCAAATAGTTGTTACAGTAAAGGACGCAATTCCTAACGCTACTGCTAAGAAGGGAGAGGTTTACAGGGCAGTAGTAGTTAGGACTAAGAAAGAGGTGAGGCGTCCTGACGGAACTTACATCAAGTTTGACGATAACGCCTGCGTTCTCCTAAACAAGCAGGGAGAACCCCTTGGAACTCGTATTCTCGGCCCAGTTGCAAGGGAGGCAAGGCAGAAAGGGTTTACAAAGATTACGACCCTTGCTCCTGAAGTTATTTAA
- the rpsQ gene encoding 30S ribosomal protein S17, translating into MAERLNRRKVRVGVVVSDKMDKTVVVRVTREFRHPLYGKRVKKSKKYMAHDELNQCQVGDVVKIMETRPLSRHKRWRVVEIIEKAKKLGEAETPEE; encoded by the coding sequence ATGGCAGAAAGGCTCAACAGAAGGAAAGTAAGGGTTGGAGTTGTAGTTAGTGATAAGATGGATAAGACCGTTGTTGTAAGGGTTACAAGGGAGTTTCGTCACCCCCTCTACGGTAAGAGGGTTAAGAAGTCTAAGAAGTACATGGCTCACGATGAACTTAACCAGTGTCAAGTTGGTGACGTTGTAAAGATCATGGAGACCCGTCCCCTCTCAAGGCATAAGAGGTGGAGGGTCGTTGAGATTATTGAGAAGGCCAAGAAGCTCGGTGAAGCCGAGACTCCAGAGGAGTAA
- the rplE gene encoding 50S ribosomal protein L5 translates to MAEEKYIPRLKKRYQEEVIPALMKKFGYKNVMEVPKIEKIVVNMGVGEAVQNIKELENAMNDLALITGQKPSVRRAKRSEAGFKLRKGMPIGAKVTLRRDRMWEFLDRLISIALPRTRDFKGLSPKSFDGRGNYNFGLEEQTVFPEIDYDKVDKIRGMNITIVTTAETDEEAKALLEALGFPFRK, encoded by the coding sequence ATGGCAGAGGAGAAGTACATTCCAAGACTTAAGAAGAGATATCAGGAAGAGGTGATTCCTGCTCTTATGAAGAAGTTTGGATATAAGAACGTTATGGAAGTTCCAAAGATTGAGAAGATAGTTGTTAACATGGGTGTAGGTGAGGCCGTTCAGAACATTAAGGAGCTTGAAAATGCTATGAACGACCTCGCCCTTATTACAGGCCAAAAGCCTTCCGTTAGGAGGGCCAAGCGTTCTGAAGCTGGCTTTAAGCTCCGTAAGGGAATGCCCATAGGAGCTAAGGTTACACTAAGGCGCGATAGGATGTGGGAGTTCCTTGACAGGCTTATTTCAATTGCCCTTCCAAGAACGAGGGACTTTAAAGGACTCTCCCCTAAGTCCTTTGATGGAAGGGGCAACTACAACTTTGGTTTAGAGGAACAGACTGTTTTCCCTGAAATTGATTACGATAAAGTTGACAAGATTAGGGGAATGAACATTACAATCGTTACAACTGCTGAAACTGATGAGGAGGCTAAAGCCCTCCTTGAAGCTCTCGGTTTCCCATTTAGGAAGTAA
- the rpmC gene encoding 50S ribosomal protein L29: MKKYTEELRQKSTEELQKMVVELKEKLLKLRFKNVFGQLENPMEIRKVRRQIARILTILRERGVKA; this comes from the coding sequence ATGAAAAAGTACACTGAGGAGTTAAGGCAGAAGTCAACTGAGGAGCTCCAGAAAATGGTAGTTGAGTTGAAGGAAAAGCTCCTCAAACTTCGTTTTAAAAACGTCTTTGGTCAGCTTGAGAATCCTATGGAGATCCGCAAGGTAAGGCGTCAAATTGCCCGTATTTTAACCATACTCAGAGAGCGCGGCGTTAAGGCTTAA
- the rplP gene encoding 50S ribosomal protein L16: protein MLMPRRTKYRKQQRGRLKGKSYRGNRLAFGDYGIQALEPHYVTTNQIEAARVAMTRTMKRGGKVWIRIFPDKPYTKKPLETRMGKGKGNVETWVAKVLPGRIMFEVAGVPEDVAMEALRLAIHKLPMKCRIVKREETPAGEE, encoded by the coding sequence ATGTTAATGCCAAGGAGAACCAAGTATAGAAAGCAGCAGAGAGGTAGGTTAAAGGGTAAGTCTTACCGCGGAAATAGGCTTGCTTTCGGTGACTATGGAATTCAGGCCCTTGAGCCTCATTACGTTACAACTAACCAAATTGAGGCTGCAAGGGTTGCTATGACCAGAACTATGAAGAGGGGCGGTAAGGTTTGGATTAGGATCTTCCCAGATAAACCTTACACTAAGAAGCCCCTTGAAACCCGTATGGGTAAAGGTAAAGGTAACGTAGAGACCTGGGTTGCAAAGGTTCTTCCCGGTAGAATAATGTTTGAAGTTGCCGGTGTTCCTGAAGACGTTGCAATGGAAGCTTTAAGGCTTGCTATACATAAACTTCCTATGAAGTGTAGAATCGTTAAGAGAGAAGAAACTCCAGCTGGTGAGGAGTAA
- the rplX gene encoding 50S ribosomal protein L24 — MAKKKFKIKAGDKVVVIAGKDKGKVGKVLKVLPEEERVIVEGVRIVKKHLRPSQKYPEGGIIEREAPIHISNVMLVDPKTGQPTRVGIKFVDGKKVRYAKKSGEIISEISKPKKAGR, encoded by the coding sequence ATGGCTAAGAAGAAGTTTAAGATAAAGGCAGGCGACAAAGTTGTAGTAATAGCAGGGAAGGACAAGGGAAAGGTTGGTAAAGTCTTAAAGGTCCTTCCCGAGGAAGAGAGGGTAATTGTTGAGGGTGTAAGGATCGTTAAGAAACACCTCCGCCCAAGCCAGAAGTACCCAGAGGGCGGAATCATTGAGAGGGAAGCTCCGATTCACATCAGCAACGTAATGCTTGTTGACCCTAAAACTGGCCAACCTACAAGAGTTGGCATAAAGTTTGTTGACGGCAAAAAAGTTCGCTACGCTAAGAAATCAGGTGAAATTATTAGCGAAATCAGCAAACCAAAGAAGGCGGGTCGGTAA